In a genomic window of Sandaracinaceae bacterium:
- a CDS encoding efflux RND transporter periplasmic adaptor subunit: MLGVVGCTEEAPPAATPPPPPVRVGRVESVMQTPSSAGTAEIRGQRTATLRAEVPGRVVALLVERGQRVGLNDVLARLDTGRTAAAVGAADAGIAQAEANLAQATRERDLAERLAAQGSVATQQLDRARDAVRLAEAVVQQAQAQRRLTSRGLTEAVLRAPFAGTIVERVVEQGEFVAPGAPMFMLVDTERLEARVLLDPRDALDVQAGAAASVTVFARGDEVFTGRVLRVSEVVDSRTRRLPVDVEILDPEGRLRPGLMARVAVTTGPETPGLAVPTAALFERFGREHVYQVENGVARRRAVVVVSRQDGRAILNSGVTVGQDIIVAGLERVVPDGAVNVVPEAQANGAAATVERPREAEPAPP, from the coding sequence ATGCTCGGCGTGGTGGGTTGCACCGAAGAGGCTCCCCCCGCGGCAACCCCACCCCCCCCGCCCGTCCGCGTGGGCCGCGTGGAGAGCGTGATGCAGACGCCCTCGAGCGCCGGCACCGCCGAGATCCGCGGCCAGCGGACGGCCACGCTGCGCGCCGAGGTGCCCGGGCGCGTGGTCGCGCTGCTGGTGGAGCGCGGCCAGCGCGTGGGGCTGAACGACGTGCTCGCGCGTCTCGACACTGGTCGCACGGCGGCGGCGGTGGGCGCAGCGGACGCGGGCATTGCCCAGGCCGAGGCGAACCTGGCCCAGGCCACCCGTGAGCGCGACCTGGCCGAGCGCCTCGCGGCACAGGGCAGCGTGGCCACCCAGCAGCTGGACCGGGCGCGCGACGCGGTGCGTCTCGCCGAGGCCGTGGTGCAGCAGGCCCAGGCGCAGCGCAGGCTGACGAGCCGCGGGCTCACCGAGGCGGTGCTGCGCGCGCCCTTCGCGGGCACCATCGTCGAGCGGGTGGTGGAGCAGGGTGAGTTCGTGGCTCCGGGCGCGCCCATGTTCATGCTGGTGGACACGGAGCGGCTCGAGGCGCGCGTGCTACTGGACCCGCGCGACGCCCTCGACGTGCAGGCCGGGGCTGCGGCGTCCGTGACGGTCTTCGCGCGCGGCGACGAGGTCTTCACCGGGCGCGTGCTGCGCGTGTCCGAGGTGGTGGACTCGCGCACGCGGCGCCTACCGGTGGACGTGGAGATCCTGGACCCCGAAGGCAGGCTGCGACCCGGGTTGATGGCGCGTGTGGCCGTGACCACGGGGCCCGAAACGCCTGGACTCGCGGTGCCCACCGCCGCGCTGTTCGAGCGCTTCGGGCGCGAGCACGTCTATCAGGTGGAGAATGGCGTCGCGCGCCGTCGCGCCGTGGTCGTGGTCTCACGCCAAGACGGCCGCGCCATCCTCAACAGCGGCGTGACCGTGGGGCAGGACATCATCGTGGCCGGGCTCGAGCGCGTGGTCCCGGACGGCGCCGTCAACGTGGTGCCCGAGGCACAGGCAAACGGCGCGGCTGCCACGGTCGAGCGGCCCCGCGAGGCGGAGCCCGCCCCACCGTGA
- a CDS encoding inositol monophosphatase — translation MPHDIQHAMRVAQAAALDVGPYLLEGFRADTQVRLKGPIDLVTEYDIEAERRLREALSSALPYRIVGEEAGASGDASGGAVWYVDPIDGTTNFAHGHPFFCISLGLFSEAGEGLVGVVHAPALGVTWVGGRGHGVTRNGVAVRVSTRDTLDTALCATGFPYDRRENDDDNLREVRAVLKRVRGIRRCGSAALDLALVADGTYDAYWEQRLGVWDMAAGAVLVEAAGGRLSDYDGGPADVRKGRVVASNGLVHDPLVELLTAARAPLG, via the coding sequence ATGCCCCACGATATCCAGCACGCCATGCGGGTCGCCCAGGCCGCCGCCCTCGACGTGGGTCCCTACTTGCTCGAGGGCTTCCGCGCCGACACCCAGGTGCGCCTCAAGGGGCCCATCGACCTGGTCACCGAGTACGACATCGAGGCAGAGCGGCGCTTGCGGGAGGCGCTCTCTAGCGCGCTGCCGTACCGCATCGTGGGCGAGGAGGCCGGCGCGAGCGGGGACGCCAGCGGGGGCGCCGTCTGGTACGTGGACCCCATCGACGGCACCACGAACTTCGCGCACGGGCACCCCTTCTTCTGCATCAGCCTCGGCCTCTTCAGCGAAGCAGGCGAGGGGTTGGTGGGCGTCGTGCACGCGCCGGCGCTGGGTGTCACCTGGGTGGGTGGTCGGGGCCACGGCGTCACCCGCAACGGCGTGGCCGTGCGTGTGTCTACGCGGGACACGCTGGACACCGCGCTGTGCGCCACGGGCTTCCCCTATGACCGCCGCGAGAACGACGACGACAACCTGCGCGAGGTGCGGGCCGTGCTGAAGCGGGTACGCGGCATCCGGCGATGCGGCTCGGCGGCCTTGGACCTGGCGCTGGTGGCGGACGGCACCTACGACGCTTACTGGGAGCAGCGGCTCGGCGTGTGGGACATGGCGGCCGGCGCGGTGCTGGTGGAGGCGGCGGGGGGGCGCCTGAGCGACTACGACGGTGGTCCTGCCGACGTCCGCAAGGGGCGTGTGGTGGCCAGCAATGGTCTGGTGCACGACCCCCTCGTCGAGCTCCTCACGGCGGCGCGCGCTCCGCTCGGCTGA
- a CDS encoding serine/threonine protein kinase encodes MYRVGGCIGVGGTGIVFEARRERDGAMLVVKTLRPKFAHNPDLVTRLKREAEVAQTVFHPGIVPVLDHGLLQDGSPFLVLKRLYGESLSRLQRRLGPLPVSETAVITMRVASILHAVHLAGYVHRDVKPEHIVLDRNRLGELEVALLDFGVCAAGTAPRDERERERGRVYGTPTYVSPEQASGNPDVAAGADLYGLGVTVFELLTGEVPFRASDVTQLLRRIIKEDAPRVSLRAPHAVGAMDDIVAKLLQRDPQQRFPSARALGRALTPLVIDRVAAERRLANALHVGVATQDGKVTLQESVAA; translated from the coding sequence ATGTACCGGGTCGGCGGATGCATTGGTGTGGGCGGGACGGGCATCGTCTTCGAAGCCCGGCGTGAGCGCGATGGCGCCATGCTGGTGGTGAAGACGCTGCGCCCGAAGTTCGCACACAACCCGGATCTCGTGACGCGACTCAAGCGCGAAGCCGAGGTGGCTCAGACGGTCTTTCACCCCGGCATCGTCCCGGTTCTGGATCACGGCCTGCTCCAGGACGGCTCGCCCTTCCTGGTGCTCAAGCGCCTCTATGGCGAGAGCCTGTCGCGCCTCCAGCGTCGCCTCGGGCCCCTGCCCGTCAGCGAGACCGCCGTCATCACCATGCGCGTCGCCTCCATCCTGCACGCCGTCCACTTGGCGGGGTACGTGCACCGCGACGTGAAGCCCGAGCACATCGTCTTGGACCGCAACCGGCTCGGCGAGCTCGAGGTCGCGCTGCTGGACTTCGGTGTCTGTGCGGCCGGCACGGCGCCTCGTGACGAGCGTGAGCGTGAGCGCGGGCGCGTGTACGGCACGCCCACCTACGTGTCCCCCGAGCAGGCTTCCGGGAACCCCGACGTCGCCGCCGGCGCCGACCTCTACGGTCTGGGCGTGACCGTGTTCGAGCTGCTCACCGGCGAGGTGCCGTTCCGCGCGTCGGATGTCACCCAGCTGCTGCGCCGCATCATCAAGGAAGACGCGCCCCGCGTGTCGCTGCGGGCCCCCCACGCGGTGGGGGCCATGGACGACATCGTGGCGAAGCTGCTGCAGCGCGACCCGCAGCAACGCTTCCCGAGCGCGCGTGCCCTGGGCCGCGCTCTGACGCCGCTGGTGATCGACCGCGTGGCCGCCGAGCGCCGCCTGGCGAACGCGCTGCACGTTGGTGTGGCCACGCAGGATGGCAAGGTCACCCTGCAAGAGTCCGTCGCGGCCTGA
- the dapE gene encoding succinyl-diaminopimelate desuccinylase translates to MSLENALRDTLLDLCRIPSVIGHEEALCDHVEARLLKTLPREAVTRFHHSLIVKANRRPGCPRVALVGHLDTVDTVHEGEPRVEGDRIYGCGSADMKSGLAIMLEALERLPLASLPYELTLIFYEREEGPFADNRLGPILETFQELHGLDLAICLEPSDNEVQLGCLGSVHATLTFRGRTAHSARPWQGENAFYKAAPVLADLAAREPRVVDLDGHVFREVITPTLMSGGRGRNVVPDELTINVNFRFAPGRTPEDAIAELRELIAGRCEVTPTDLSPSGRPHANNPLVQQLGRSGVVAVKTKQAWTDVARFDAVGVPGVNFGPGNSAEAHQKNESTSLRLMVEGYAMFERFLTTSPA, encoded by the coding sequence ATGTCCCTCGAGAACGCCCTGCGCGACACCCTGCTCGACCTCTGCCGCATCCCCAGCGTGATTGGCCACGAAGAGGCCCTCTGCGATCACGTGGAGGCGCGCCTGCTGAAGACACTCCCGCGCGAAGCGGTGACGCGCTTCCACCACAGCCTGATCGTGAAGGCCAACCGCCGCCCTGGCTGCCCGCGCGTGGCCCTGGTGGGTCACCTCGACACCGTGGACACCGTGCACGAGGGCGAGCCGCGCGTGGAGGGCGACCGCATCTACGGCTGCGGATCGGCGGACATGAAATCGGGCCTGGCCATCATGCTCGAGGCCCTGGAGCGCCTGCCGCTCGCCAGCCTGCCCTACGAGCTGACGCTCATCTTCTACGAGCGCGAGGAGGGCCCGTTCGCGGACAACCGCCTCGGCCCCATCCTCGAGACGTTCCAGGAACTGCACGGCCTCGACCTGGCCATCTGCCTCGAGCCCAGCGACAACGAGGTGCAGCTGGGCTGCCTCGGCTCGGTGCACGCCACGCTCACCTTCCGCGGGCGCACAGCGCACAGCGCGCGCCCCTGGCAGGGCGAGAACGCCTTCTACAAGGCGGCCCCCGTGCTGGCCGACCTGGCGGCGCGCGAGCCGCGCGTGGTGGACCTGGACGGGCACGTCTTCCGCGAGGTGATCACGCCCACGTTGATGAGCGGCGGACGTGGCCGCAACGTCGTGCCGGACGAGCTGACCATCAACGTGAACTTCCGCTTCGCGCCGGGTCGCACGCCGGAAGACGCCATCGCCGAGCTGCGCGAGCTGATCGCCGGTCGCTGCGAGGTCACGCCCACGGACCTCTCGCCCAGCGGCCGCCCGCACGCGAACAACCCCCTGGTGCAGCAGCTGGGGCGCTCGGGCGTGGTGGCCGTGAAGACCAAGCAGGCCTGGACCGACGTGGCGCGCTTCGACGCCGTGGGCGTGCCCGGCGTGAATTTCGGTCCGGGTAACTCGGCCGAGGCGCACCAGAAGAACGAGTCCACCTCGCTGCGCCTGATGGTGGAGGGCTACGCCATGTTCGAGCGCTTCCTGACCACCTCGCCTGCGTAG
- a CDS encoding MFS transporter, with the protein MSEKHSSSIRVALTAPVLVGALGYFVDIFDLLIFPVTSMPSLTELGVTDARQMRHLREAIMNWQMIGMLVGGIFWGVLGDKIGRRSVLFGSISLYSLANIANGFVQDVSTYHYIRLIAGFGLAGELGAAITLVSETLPKEARGYGTAIVASVGVSGAIFAGLIGTHVYWRTAYFIGGGLGFALLLLRVGFGESTMFQHTKEGSAVRGNFFALLWPRERLGRYLSCILIGVPLWFGVGILINLSSDLAAELGVQGAVKPATAVAVCYAGLTLGDFASGGLSQVLRSRRRAVAVFLAMTATSIILYCTLRGLSATGFYVICGLLGLSLGYWAVFVTIASEQFGTNLRATATTTVPNWVRGALVPITFAFEALHERGLTLVHSALVLGLSLVGLASVALYFLPETFGRDLDFVE; encoded by the coding sequence ATGTCGGAAAAGCACTCCTCCTCCATCCGTGTGGCCCTGACCGCGCCCGTGCTCGTGGGCGCGCTCGGCTACTTCGTGGACATCTTCGACCTGCTCATCTTCCCGGTGACCAGCATGCCGAGCCTCACGGAGCTGGGCGTCACCGATGCACGTCAGATGCGCCACCTGCGGGAGGCCATCATGAACTGGCAGATGATCGGCATGCTGGTGGGCGGCATCTTCTGGGGCGTGTTGGGCGACAAGATCGGCCGGCGCAGCGTGCTGTTCGGGTCCATCTCGCTCTACTCGCTGGCCAACATCGCCAACGGCTTCGTGCAGGACGTCTCGACCTACCACTACATCCGCTTGATCGCGGGCTTCGGCTTGGCTGGCGAGCTTGGCGCTGCGATCACGTTGGTGAGCGAGACGCTGCCCAAGGAGGCGCGCGGCTACGGCACGGCCATCGTGGCCAGCGTGGGGGTGAGCGGCGCCATCTTCGCCGGGCTCATCGGGACGCACGTGTACTGGCGCACGGCCTACTTCATCGGCGGAGGCCTCGGCTTCGCGCTGCTGCTCCTGCGCGTGGGCTTCGGAGAGAGCACCATGTTCCAGCACACCAAGGAGGGCAGCGCGGTGCGGGGCAACTTCTTCGCGCTGCTCTGGCCCCGCGAGCGGCTCGGGCGCTACCTGAGCTGCATCCTCATCGGCGTCCCGCTCTGGTTCGGCGTGGGTATCCTCATCAACCTCTCGAGCGACCTGGCCGCCGAGCTCGGGGTGCAGGGCGCCGTCAAGCCCGCCACCGCGGTGGCCGTCTGTTATGCGGGCCTCACTCTCGGGGACTTCGCCTCGGGCGGTCTCAGCCAGGTGCTTCGCAGTCGACGGCGCGCGGTGGCGGTGTTCCTCGCCATGACGGCCACGTCCATCATCCTGTACTGCACGCTGCGCGGTCTCTCTGCGACCGGCTTCTACGTCATCTGTGGGTTGCTGGGCCTCTCGCTCGGCTACTGGGCCGTGTTCGTGACCATCGCCTCCGAGCAGTTCGGCACCAACTTGCGCGCCACGGCCACCACCACGGTGCCCAACTGGGTGCGCGGCGCGCTGGTCCCCATCACGTTCGCTTTCGAGGCGCTGCACGAGCGCGGGCTCACGCTGGTGCACAGCGCGCTCGTGCTGGGTCTCTCGCTGGTGGGGCTGGCCAGCGTCGCGCTCTACTTCTTGCCCGAGACGTTCGGCCGCGACCTCGACTTCGTGGAGTGA
- a CDS encoding FAD-dependent oxidoreductase: protein MPRSKLMMRVRAALAHGLRDQTAPRELPLASLPMSRRRFIEGSMATLGTLAAGSALAGCGGRSTLPRGGDPRIVVVGAGMAGLHCALQLEALGLRPQVFEATRRVGGRMHSLRGHFPNDQVCELGGELIDTGDRVMHALAAEFSIALDDRSEAMAGLREGETWYFEGRHVPTEEVFERFRPTAQKLAAEMEGLEEEANADRYERLNHMPLSEWLATNVDDTLVRSLLDTAYAAEYGLECNDQSALNLHYLIDYASTDHFRIFGDSDERYHTHLGNDTFIQAIHERLTARVALGHVLVAVEERSDGTFTAHFDQGGTRVSVECDHLVLANPLTTLRAVDFQLEMPDWKSRLIAEIGYGTCSKIMLGFDSRVWRTTHGTMGSSTSELGFGQTWETSIGQAGDSGILTVYAGGAPGLLNIEGETEDRARAILQHIDTLYPGTAATYIAGSAVRMSWPTMPYALGAFVCYKPGQYDFFGQEGKRVRNMHFAGEHGSTEKQGFMEGAAESGALVACEIARDLGLAISPLAERILGERLTIPQPAYFSQSMEGLRKHEHRRVAHARLRELHRAG, encoded by the coding sequence ATGCCACGTTCGAAGTTGATGATGCGCGTACGCGCTGCGCTGGCCCACGGCCTGCGCGATCAGACTGCCCCGCGCGAGCTCCCGCTGGCGTCGCTGCCGATGAGCCGCAGGCGCTTCATCGAGGGCTCCATGGCCACGCTCGGGACCCTCGCCGCGGGCTCTGCGCTCGCGGGCTGCGGAGGCCGGTCCACGCTGCCGCGCGGAGGAGACCCGCGCATCGTGGTGGTGGGCGCAGGCATGGCCGGCCTGCACTGTGCGCTTCAGCTCGAGGCGCTCGGGCTGCGCCCGCAGGTCTTCGAGGCGACCCGGCGCGTGGGTGGGCGCATGCACTCGCTGCGCGGTCACTTCCCCAACGACCAGGTGTGTGAGCTGGGCGGCGAGCTGATCGACACGGGCGACCGCGTGATGCACGCACTGGCTGCGGAGTTCAGCATCGCGCTCGACGACCGCTCCGAGGCCATGGCCGGGCTGCGCGAGGGCGAGACCTGGTACTTCGAGGGCCGCCACGTGCCCACCGAGGAGGTGTTCGAGCGCTTCCGGCCCACGGCGCAGAAGCTGGCCGCCGAGATGGAGGGCCTCGAAGAGGAGGCCAACGCCGACCGCTACGAGCGCCTCAACCACATGCCCCTGTCGGAGTGGCTGGCCACCAACGTGGACGACACGCTGGTTCGCTCGCTGCTCGATACCGCCTACGCGGCCGAGTACGGGCTCGAGTGCAACGACCAGAGCGCGCTCAACCTGCACTACCTGATCGACTACGCCAGCACGGATCACTTCCGCATCTTCGGCGACTCCGACGAGCGCTATCACACTCACCTGGGCAACGACACGTTCATCCAGGCCATCCACGAGCGCCTGACCGCGCGCGTGGCCCTCGGGCACGTGCTGGTGGCGGTCGAAGAGCGGTCGGACGGCACGTTCACGGCGCACTTCGACCAAGGGGGCACGCGCGTGTCGGTGGAGTGCGACCACCTCGTGCTGGCCAACCCGCTCACCACCTTGCGCGCCGTGGACTTCCAGCTCGAGATGCCGGACTGGAAGTCGCGGCTGATCGCGGAGATCGGCTACGGCACCTGCTCGAAGATCATGCTGGGCTTCGACAGCCGCGTGTGGCGCACCACGCACGGCACCATGGGCAGCTCCACCAGCGAGCTCGGGTTCGGGCAGACCTGGGAGACCTCCATCGGACAGGCCGGCGACAGCGGCATCCTCACGGTCTACGCGGGCGGCGCGCCGGGGCTCCTCAACATCGAGGGCGAGACCGAGGACCGCGCACGGGCGATCCTGCAGCACATCGACACGCTCTACCCGGGCACGGCGGCCACCTACATCGCGGGCAGCGCCGTGCGCATGTCGTGGCCCACCATGCCGTACGCGCTGGGCGCGTTCGTCTGTTACAAGCCAGGGCAGTACGACTTCTTCGGCCAGGAGGGCAAGCGCGTGCGCAACATGCACTTCGCCGGCGAGCACGGCTCCACCGAGAAGCAGGGCTTCATGGAGGGCGCGGCCGAGTCGGGCGCGCTGGTGGCATGCGAGATCGCCCGCGACCTGGGGCTGGCGATCTCGCCGCTGGCCGAGCGCATCCTGGGCGAGCGCTTGACCATCCCGCAGCCGGCCTACTTCTCGCAGTCCATGGAGGGCCTGCGCAAGCACGAGCACCGGCGCGTGGCGCACGCGCGCTTGCGCGAGCTGCACCGCGCGGGCTAG
- a CDS encoding DUF4336 domain-containing protein: protein MTQLVTLAEGVHTLESTLRIHAGFYLPVRTTLLRLDDGSLLMISPLRIDDALAARVDALGPISHIVAPSNLHHLFVGEAAVRWPSARVLLPSGLPAKLARLGRAVPPHSVLPADLPSGVQGVLLDGVPAMGETVFFHAASRTLVVTDLVFHVLAPEGLLTGLILRMVGAHRVLAQSRALRLLTRDREAARASLEQVLALDFTRLVMAHGAVVDVDAKARLRGALHYMLRAPRPLPLPA from the coding sequence ATGACCCAGCTCGTCACCCTCGCGGAGGGTGTCCACACCCTCGAGAGCACCCTGCGCATCCACGCTGGCTTCTACCTGCCTGTGCGCACCACGCTACTGCGCCTCGATGACGGCAGCCTTCTGATGATCTCGCCGCTTCGGATCGACGACGCCCTCGCCGCGCGCGTGGACGCGCTGGGGCCCATCTCGCACATCGTCGCTCCCAGCAACCTGCACCACCTGTTCGTGGGAGAGGCCGCCGTGCGCTGGCCGTCCGCACGGGTGCTCCTGCCGAGCGGCCTCCCCGCGAAGCTGGCGAGGCTCGGCCGCGCCGTGCCGCCCCACAGCGTGCTGCCGGCGGATCTCCCGAGCGGGGTGCAGGGCGTCCTCCTCGACGGCGTCCCGGCGATGGGCGAGACGGTCTTCTTCCATGCGGCGTCGCGCACCCTGGTGGTGACGGACCTCGTGTTCCACGTGCTCGCGCCCGAGGGGCTGCTGACGGGGCTGATCCTGCGCATGGTCGGGGCGCACCGCGTCCTTGCGCAGAGCCGCGCGCTGCGCCTCCTGACGCGGGACCGCGAGGCCGCCCGCGCGAGCCTGGAGCAAGTGCTCGCGCTCGACTTCACTCGGCTGGTCATGGCGCATGGCGCGGTGGTGGACGTGGACGCGAAGGCGCGCCTGCGTGGCGCGCTGCACTACATGCTGCGGGCGCCCCGCCCGCTGCCCCTGCCCGCGTGA
- a CDS encoding MarR family transcriptional regulator, with protein MDPQQFARELEAQKRASTAQLLMRCARLVNERGVARAAQKFGIPVRAAHMGLFPHLDLAGTRQTELARRMGVSKQAVNQLVAELVGFGVLEQVPDPADGRALLVRFTPRGAQSLFDGLTVLNELEVAMRVALGAPRMDALHDTLTRLSDWLDDPA; from the coding sequence GTGGACCCCCAACAGTTCGCGCGCGAGCTCGAGGCTCAGAAGCGCGCCAGCACCGCCCAGCTCCTGATGCGCTGCGCGCGCCTCGTGAACGAGCGCGGGGTGGCTCGCGCGGCGCAGAAGTTCGGCATCCCCGTACGCGCCGCCCACATGGGCCTCTTCCCGCACCTCGATCTCGCGGGCACGCGCCAGACCGAGCTCGCGCGGCGCATGGGGGTCAGCAAGCAGGCGGTGAATCAGCTGGTCGCAGAGCTGGTGGGCTTCGGCGTGCTCGAGCAGGTGCCCGACCCTGCCGACGGGCGGGCGCTCCTGGTCCGCTTCACCCCGCGAGGGGCTCAGTCGCTGTTCGACGGCCTCACGGTGCTGAACGAGCTCGAGGTCGCCATGCGAGTCGCGCTGGGCGCCCCGCGCATGGACGCGCTGCACGACACCCTCACGCGGCTGAGCGACTGGCTGGACGATCCCGCCTGA
- a CDS encoding potassium-transporting ATPase subunit F, whose amino-acid sequence MATLTIIGAILAGLLLGYLGFVLLFPEKLS is encoded by the coding sequence ATGGCCACCCTCACCATCATCGGCGCCATCCTGGCAGGGCTGCTCCTGGGCTACCTGGGCTTCGTGCTGCTCTTTCCGGAGAAGCTGTCATGA
- the kdpA gene encoding potassium-transporting ATPase subunit KdpA, which yields MTLSAVLQMGIFLVLLLALAAPLGAYLARVYTGEARWAQRIGGPLERLLYRASGVDPWEDMSFQRYTGAVLLFNLLGVLVVYALLRLQGVLPLNPEGLGGVPPELAFNTAVSFGTNTNWQAYGGETTMSYLTQMLGLAVQNFVSAATGMAVLVALIRGLTRESAQGLGSFWVDLTRSTVYVLLPLSLVLALVLVSQGVVQTFDGSATAALLDRTGAAAAEGAQQILALGPAASQIAIKQLGTNGGGFFNVNSAHPFENPTPLSNLLEVTSILLIPAALCFTFGVMVKDRRQGWAVLAAMLAIFIPLLFATVAFEQAGNPALTALGVDQAVSDVSSGGNMEGKEVRFGITNSALWATATTAASNGSVNAMHDSFTPLGGLVPMWLMQLGEIVFGGVGSGLYGMLIYAIIAVFIAGLMVGRTPEYLGKKIEAYEMKMASLVILLPAAAVLIGTAIACVVPAGTATLGNPGAHGFSEILYAFSSGANNNGSAFGGITVSGNFYATAIGLCMLVGRYWVIVPVLALAGALARKRRIPVSAGTLPTHTPLFVGLLVGTIVLVGALTFIPALGLGPVVEHLQLSAH from the coding sequence ATGACGCTCTCCGCAGTTCTCCAGATGGGGATCTTCCTGGTCCTGCTGTTGGCGCTGGCCGCACCCCTCGGTGCGTACCTGGCGCGCGTCTACACCGGCGAAGCCCGCTGGGCACAGCGCATCGGTGGGCCGCTCGAGCGCCTCCTCTATCGCGCGTCCGGTGTGGACCCGTGGGAGGACATGAGCTTTCAGCGCTACACCGGCGCCGTCCTGCTGTTCAACCTACTGGGCGTCCTCGTGGTCTATGCCCTGCTGCGCCTCCAGGGGGTGCTTCCGCTCAACCCCGAGGGGCTCGGCGGCGTCCCTCCCGAGCTGGCCTTCAACACCGCGGTGAGCTTCGGCACCAACACCAACTGGCAGGCCTACGGTGGCGAGACCACCATGAGCTACCTCACGCAGATGCTGGGCCTCGCGGTGCAGAACTTCGTGTCGGCGGCCACCGGCATGGCCGTGCTTGTGGCGCTCATTCGCGGCTTGACGCGCGAGTCGGCACAGGGCCTCGGCAGCTTCTGGGTCGATCTCACGCGCTCCACCGTCTACGTGCTGCTGCCGCTCTCGCTCGTCCTCGCGCTGGTGCTCGTGTCGCAGGGCGTGGTGCAGACGTTCGACGGCTCGGCGACCGCCGCGCTGCTCGACCGAACGGGCGCCGCGGCGGCGGAAGGCGCACAGCAGATCCTCGCGCTCGGGCCCGCCGCATCGCAGATCGCGATCAAGCAGCTGGGCACCAACGGCGGCGGGTTCTTCAACGTGAACTCGGCGCACCCCTTCGAGAACCCCACGCCGCTCTCGAACCTCCTCGAGGTGACGTCCATCCTGCTGATCCCGGCTGCGCTGTGCTTCACGTTCGGCGTGATGGTGAAGGACCGCCGTCAGGGCTGGGCCGTGCTCGCCGCGATGCTCGCCATCTTCATTCCGCTACTCTTCGCGACGGTGGCCTTCGAGCAGGCGGGCAACCCGGCGCTCACGGCGCTGGGGGTGGACCAGGCCGTCTCCGATGTCTCTTCGGGCGGCAACATGGAGGGCAAGGAGGTGCGCTTCGGCATCACCAACAGCGCCCTGTGGGCCACGGCGACCACGGCGGCCTCCAACGGCTCCGTCAACGCCATGCACGACAGCTTCACGCCGCTCGGCGGGCTCGTCCCCATGTGGCTCATGCAGCTCGGTGAGATCGTCTTCGGCGGCGTCGGCTCCGGGCTCTACGGCATGCTGATCTACGCCATCATCGCGGTGTTCATCGCGGGGCTGATGGTGGGCCGCACGCCCGAGTACCTGGGCAAGAAGATCGAGGCCTACGAGATGAAGATGGCGTCGCTGGTCATCTTGCTGCCGGCGGCGGCCGTGCTCATCGGGACCGCCATCGCCTGTGTGGTCCCGGCCGGGACCGCGACCCTGGGCAACCCCGGCGCGCACGGCTTCAGCGAGATCCTCTACGCGTTCTCGTCGGGCGCCAACAACAACGGCTCCGCCTTCGGTGGCATCACGGTCAGCGGAAACTTCTACGCGACCGCCATCGGGCTCTGCATGCTGGTGGGTCGCTACTGGGTGATCGTGCCGGTGCTCGCGCTGGCCGGCGCGCTGGCCCGTAAGCGGCGCATCCCCGTCAGCGCCGGGACGCTGCCCACGCACACACCTCTCTTCGTGGGGCTCCTGGTGGGGACCATCGTCCTCGTGGGCGCGCTCACCTTCATTCCGGCGCTCGGGCTCGGCCCCGTCGTCGAGCACCTCCAGCTGTCGGCGCACTGA